A DNA window from Methylocystis heyeri contains the following coding sequences:
- a CDS encoding nitrate reductase encodes MTGAERIVHTTCPYCGTGCGVEARISPSGRVEVAGDRGHPANFGRLCVKGAALAETLTHEGRLLHPIVNGTRASWRTAIDHVAGNFRRTIEAHGRESVALYVSGQMLTEDYYVANKLMKGFIGSANIDTNSRLCMASSVAGHKRAFGADIVPNVYEDIEEADLVVLVGSNLAWCHPVLFQRLDRAKAARPGMRVVNIDPRRTATSEIAHLQLSLKPGSDVALFLGLLRFLEKSGRRDADYVRAHTSGVEEALQVAQVWSLPEVAAATGLDEMLIERFYEIFAATERTLTIYSQGVNQSSAGTDKVNAILNCHLSTGRIGRPGAGPFSVTGQPNAMGGREVGGLSNQLACHMELDDPRSRELVKRFWGAETIADRAGLKAVELFEAVGDGRIKALWIIGTNPVDSLPEADKVKRALAACPFVVVSDAMAQTDTAAFAHVALPARPWGEKDGVVTNSERRISRQRALLPAAGEAMPDWWIICRVARAMGAEGFDYAGPAEIFREYAALSGHLNDGGRAFDISACQEIGAAEYERLRPFQWPWRRGEAAGATPKRFFAEGRFFTPDGRARFVATPFRPPESRRSAKTPYVLNTGRMRDQWHTMTRTGLAPSLSQHIAEPFVEIHPDDAARVGLQPAGLACLSNEHGSTILRALVTDRQQRGALFAPIHWTDQNAGAARIDALVAARVDPVSGQPESKASVARIEPWPAAWHGFALTREKPGRIAADYWAMARTGFGWRIELAGQKEPADWDAFACGLLGKDESSGARLAYAQDARLGARRWIFSQNGRPTGLLFVEREPVAASRAFLCAEFEKAEACDARALLAGRSPTGVSDDGRMVCVCHGVGANTIEAAIADRACDDLDAVGRLTRAGTGCGSCRPEIQRMLRGAETQKPAAQISPGVRLVESLE; translated from the coding sequence ATGACGGGAGCGGAAAGAATCGTACACACGACCTGCCCCTATTGCGGGACGGGCTGCGGCGTCGAAGCGCGCATTTCGCCGTCGGGCAGGGTGGAAGTCGCCGGCGATCGCGGCCATCCCGCCAATTTCGGCCGTCTGTGCGTAAAGGGCGCGGCGCTGGCCGAGACGCTGACGCATGAAGGACGTCTGCTGCATCCGATCGTGAACGGGACGCGGGCTTCCTGGCGCACGGCGATCGATCACGTCGCGGGGAATTTTCGCCGGACCATCGAGGCGCATGGGCGGGAGTCGGTCGCCCTCTACGTGTCGGGCCAGATGCTGACCGAGGATTATTACGTCGCCAACAAATTGATGAAAGGCTTTATCGGTTCCGCCAATATCGACACCAATTCGCGGCTGTGCATGGCGTCGTCCGTCGCCGGCCACAAGCGCGCTTTCGGCGCCGACATCGTTCCCAATGTCTATGAAGACATCGAGGAGGCCGATCTCGTCGTCCTCGTCGGCTCCAACCTCGCCTGGTGCCATCCCGTGCTCTTTCAGCGGCTGGATCGGGCGAAGGCCGCGCGTCCCGGAATGCGCGTCGTGAATATCGATCCGCGCCGCACTGCGACGAGCGAGATCGCCCATCTGCAACTCTCTCTGAAGCCCGGCTCCGACGTCGCCCTGTTTCTCGGCCTGCTGCGATTTCTGGAAAAATCGGGCCGGCGCGACGCGGACTATGTTCGGGCTCATACGAGCGGCGTCGAAGAGGCGCTGCAGGTCGCGCAAGTCTGGAGCCTCCCCGAAGTCGCGGCGGCGACGGGCCTCGACGAAATGCTGATCGAGCGCTTCTATGAAATTTTCGCTGCGACCGAGCGGACGCTCACGATCTATTCGCAGGGCGTGAACCAGTCCTCCGCGGGGACGGACAAGGTCAACGCCATTCTCAATTGCCACTTGTCGACCGGCCGCATCGGCCGGCCGGGGGCGGGCCCGTTTTCGGTCACGGGGCAGCCCAACGCCATGGGGGGCAGGGAGGTCGGCGGCCTTTCCAACCAGCTCGCCTGCCACATGGAGCTCGATGATCCGCGAAGCCGCGAGCTCGTGAAGCGATTTTGGGGCGCCGAAACCATCGCCGACAGGGCGGGCCTGAAGGCGGTCGAGCTGTTCGAGGCCGTCGGCGACGGCCGGATCAAGGCGCTCTGGATCATCGGCACCAATCCGGTCGACAGCCTGCCCGAGGCCGACAAAGTGAAGCGTGCGCTCGCCGCCTGTCCTTTCGTGGTCGTTTCGGATGCAATGGCGCAGACGGACACCGCCGCTTTCGCCCATGTGGCCTTGCCCGCCCGCCCCTGGGGAGAAAAGGACGGCGTTGTCACCAATTCGGAGCGGCGCATCTCGCGCCAGCGAGCCTTGCTTCCCGCCGCGGGCGAAGCCATGCCGGACTGGTGGATAATCTGCCGCGTCGCCCGCGCCATGGGCGCCGAAGGGTTCGATTACGCCGGTCCGGCGGAAATCTTCCGTGAATATGCTGCGCTCTCCGGCCATTTGAACGACGGCGGGCGAGCCTTCGACATTTCCGCCTGCCAAGAAATCGGGGCGGCCGAATATGAAAGGCTGCGCCCGTTCCAGTGGCCCTGGCGCAGGGGAGAAGCCGCCGGCGCGACTCCAAAGAGGTTCTTCGCCGAGGGGCGTTTCTTTACCCCGGACGGCCGCGCTCGCTTCGTCGCCACGCCTTTTCGTCCGCCAGAGAGCCGCAGAAGCGCCAAGACGCCTTATGTCCTGAACACCGGGCGGATGCGCGATCAATGGCACACTATGACGCGCACAGGCCTCGCGCCGAGTCTCTCGCAGCATATCGCCGAGCCTTTCGTGGAAATTCATCCCGACGACGCGGCGCGCGTCGGTCTTCAGCCGGCGGGGCTGGCGTGTCTTTCCAACGAGCACGGCTCGACGATTTTGCGCGCTCTGGTGACCGACCGCCAGCAGAGGGGCGCATTGTTCGCTCCAATTCACTGGACCGACCAGAACGCCGGCGCCGCGCGCATCGACGCTCTCGTCGCCGCCAGGGTCGACCCCGTTTCCGGCCAGCCCGAGTCGAAGGCTTCAGTGGCGCGGATCGAGCCCTGGCCCGCGGCCTGGCACGGTTTTGCCCTGACCCGCGAAAAGCCCGGGCGGATCGCGGCCGATTATTGGGCGATGGCGCGCACCGGTTTCGGCTGGCGCATCGAGCTCGCCGGCCAAAAGGAGCCGGCGGATTGGGACGCCTTCGCATGCGGCCTGCTCGGAAAGGACGAAAGCAGCGGGGCCAGACTCGCCTATGCGCAAGACGCGCGGCTCGGCGCGCGCCGCTGGATCTTTTCGCAAAACGGGCGCCCGACCGGCCTCTTGTTCGTCGAGCGCGAGCCGGTCGCGGCTTCACGCGCCTTTCTCTGCGCCGAATTCGAAAAAGCGGAGGCGTGCGATGCTCGCGCGCTGCTCGCCGGTCGCTCGCCGACAGGCGTTTCGGACGATGGCCGCATGGTCTGCGTCTGCCACGGCGTCGGCGCCAATACGATCGAAGCGGCTATCGCCGACCGTGCCTGCGACGATCTCGACGCGGTCGGCCGCCTCACCAGGGCTGGGACGGGCTGCGGCTCCTGCCGCCCGGAGATCCAGCGAATGCTGAGAGGCGCCGAGACGCAAAAACCCGCAGCGCAGATCTCGCCGGGCGTTCGCCTTGTCGAGTCTCTCGAATGA
- a CDS encoding bifunctional protein-serine/threonine kinase/phosphatase gives MLSRYDHDLRVEIGFCTETGRRRDNQDYVAACSGPLGPGSLHGLVAAVADGVGGHKGGREAAETAVRGFIEAYFASPETIGVARAAARALESINGWIAAQARVDQKLAGMATTFSALIFSRRSAYLAHVGDSRAYRLRGEDFEQLTNDHVLGRGESAHALIRAVGFEDVLRVDHASHALCLHDRFLLCSDGVHAFLRREAIRKLLAERVSPQEAAERLVAAALAAGSDDNATALVADVVDLPPADQGALSQLAAGLRIGEPPAPGEVVDDYRLERIISQGRNSRLLLATDLRNGRPLVVKFPLARVADDASRRRAFVNEAWVAGRIRSPYVGEIVEPEEGRRTQLYSVMPFYEGETLEARLARAPKIELEEGLSIATRLARAVAAHRAGVVHRDIKADNVILLKDGSLRLVDLGVCRVPRLEDFCPEDIPGTPSYMAPELFLGASGDEASDLFALGVTLYRAFARDYPYGEIEPFSTPRFGRPRPLIVKRPDLPAWINAAILRAVAADPRDRFGDVVEFAFELENGALRNIAPPATKKPLYERNPLVFWKSLSLILAFLLFLALIPRAWR, from the coding sequence TTGCTCAGCCGCTACGACCACGATCTGCGCGTCGAAATCGGCTTTTGCACCGAGACGGGCAGGCGGCGGGACAACCAGGACTATGTCGCCGCCTGCTCGGGGCCGCTCGGCCCCGGCTCGCTTCATGGCCTCGTTGCGGCGGTGGCCGACGGCGTGGGCGGCCACAAGGGAGGGCGCGAGGCGGCCGAGACGGCGGTGCGCGGCTTCATCGAGGCCTATTTCGCCTCGCCCGAGACGATCGGCGTCGCGCGCGCCGCAGCGCGGGCGCTCGAATCCATCAACGGCTGGATCGCCGCGCAGGCGCGCGTCGATCAAAAGCTCGCGGGAATGGCGACGACTTTCTCGGCGCTGATTTTCTCGAGACGCTCCGCATATCTCGCCCATGTCGGCGATTCCCGGGCCTATCGGCTGAGAGGCGAAGATTTCGAACAGCTGACGAACGACCATGTGCTGGGGCGCGGCGAGAGCGCCCATGCGCTCATTCGCGCGGTGGGTTTCGAGGATGTGCTGCGGGTCGATCATGCCTCGCACGCGCTCTGCCTCCATGACCGCTTTCTTCTGTGCAGCGACGGGGTGCATGCGTTCTTGCGCCGCGAGGCTATTCGCAAGCTCCTTGCCGAGCGCGTCTCGCCGCAGGAGGCCGCGGAAAGACTGGTCGCCGCGGCGCTGGCCGCCGGGAGCGACGATAATGCGACGGCGCTCGTCGCCGATGTCGTCGATCTCCCTCCTGCAGACCAGGGAGCGCTGTCGCAGCTCGCCGCCGGTCTCCGCATCGGGGAGCCGCCGGCGCCCGGGGAGGTCGTGGACGATTACCGGCTCGAACGGATCATCTCGCAGGGGCGCAACAGCCGATTGCTACTTGCGACGGATCTGCGCAACGGCCGGCCGCTCGTCGTCAAATTCCCGCTAGCGCGGGTCGCCGACGACGCGAGCCGCCGCCGGGCTTTCGTCAACGAGGCCTGGGTCGCCGGGCGCATCCGCAGCCCCTATGTCGGCGAGATCGTCGAGCCGGAGGAGGGCCGCAGGACGCAGCTTTATTCCGTCATGCCCTTCTATGAAGGCGAGACGCTCGAAGCGCGGCTCGCGCGGGCGCCGAAGATCGAACTGGAGGAGGGGCTTTCGATCGCGACGCGCCTTGCGCGGGCGGTCGCCGCTCATCGCGCGGGCGTCGTTCATCGCGACATCAAAGCCGACAATGTGATCCTGCTGAAGGACGGCAGCCTGCGTCTGGTCGATCTCGGGGTCTGCCGGGTTCCTCGTCTCGAGGATTTTTGCCCCGAGGACATTCCCGGCACGCCGAGCTACATGGCGCCGGAACTGTTCCTCGGAGCCTCCGGCGACGAGGCCTCCGATCTTTTTGCGCTGGGCGTCACCCTGTATCGCGCTTTTGCACGCGATTACCCCTATGGCGAAATCGAGCCCTTCAGCACGCCGCGGTTCGGCCGGCCGCGCCCCTTGATCGTAAAGCGGCCGGATCTTCCCGCCTGGATCAATGCCGCCATCCTGCGCGCGGTCGCCGCCGATCCGCGCGATCGCTTCGGCGACGTGGTGGAATTCGCGTTCGAACTGGAGAACGGCGCTCTGCGGAATATTGCGCCGCCTGCGACGAAGAAACCGCTCTATGAGCGCAATCCGCTGGTTTTCTGGAAGAGTCTGAGCTTGATTCTGGCGTTCCTGCTCTTTCTCGCGCTGATCCCTCGGGCCTGGCGTTGA
- the nirD gene encoding nitrite reductase small subunit NirD, whose translation MNVNAPSWFDIGSLDQIPKRGARLVKTPRRDIAVFRTAGDEVFALENRCPHRGGPLSDGIVHGRKVACPLHNLIVDLESGDAAGDGQGCARSFPVKIEKGRVYLEMSAAVRP comes from the coding sequence ATGAACGTCAACGCGCCCAGTTGGTTCGACATCGGCTCGCTCGATCAAATCCCCAAGCGCGGCGCACGCCTCGTTAAGACGCCGCGCCGCGACATCGCCGTGTTCCGCACGGCAGGCGACGAAGTGTTCGCGCTGGAAAATCGCTGTCCCCACAGGGGCGGTCCTTTGAGCGATGGCATCGTGCATGGCCGCAAGGTCGCATGCCCCCTGCATAACCTGATCGTCGACCTCGAAAGCGGGGACGCTGCGGGGGACGGCCAGGGTTGCGCCCGCAGTTTTCCGGTCAAGATAGAGAAGGGGCGCGTCTATCTCGAGATGAGCGCCGCTGTCCGGCCTTGA
- a CDS encoding MFS transporter, with translation MTSTVNAQIFHFQRNRKEPNHMKFEDFKKAGHWPTLLAAFLYFDVSFMAWVSLGPLIVFIARDMHISVEDKLSLVAVPVLGGAFFRMPLGLIADAIGAKITGVMAQAAVIFSVMLVYVFGLPGPLPIAVFGLSLGVAGAAFAVALPQASRWYPPQYQGIVMGIAGAGNMGVVLDTLFAPSIAEHYGWRAVYGLLLVMMALTLAFYAFAAKDAPATRARIGLADYGRMLLDADSRWFMFFYFITFGGFVGLASALPLYFTVHYHASGVAAGLAVALIVAVGSGFRPVGGYIADRIGGIRTLSILFGVVALSYFGVATMPEGPAPAGEAGWSLFQLPPVAWVAVGLFSIGMLSLGMGNGAVFQLLPQRFRGEIGAMTGLVGAAGGLGGFFLAKTLAFSKGETGGFFAGFSFFGVLAILGLFGLLLVKSRWRTTWGAVSGARI, from the coding sequence ATGACGTCGACCGTCAACGCGCAGATTTTTCATTTCCAGCGCAACCGAAAGGAGCCGAACCACATGAAATTCGAGGACTTCAAGAAGGCCGGCCACTGGCCGACTCTGCTCGCGGCGTTTCTTTACTTCGACGTCAGCTTCATGGCCTGGGTCTCGCTGGGGCCGCTGATCGTCTTCATCGCCAGGGACATGCATATTTCCGTGGAGGACAAGCTGTCGCTCGTCGCCGTCCCGGTGCTGGGCGGCGCCTTTTTCCGCATGCCGCTGGGGCTGATCGCCGACGCCATCGGCGCCAAGATCACCGGCGTCATGGCGCAGGCGGCGGTGATCTTTTCCGTCATGCTGGTTTACGTGTTCGGGCTTCCCGGCCCTCTGCCGATTGCGGTCTTCGGCCTGTCGCTGGGCGTCGCGGGCGCCGCTTTCGCCGTCGCTCTGCCGCAAGCGAGCAGATGGTATCCGCCCCAATATCAGGGGATCGTGATGGGAATCGCCGGCGCCGGCAACATGGGGGTGGTGCTCGACACGCTTTTTGCGCCTTCGATAGCGGAACATTACGGCTGGCGCGCGGTGTACGGCCTGCTGCTGGTCATGATGGCGCTGACGCTGGCCTTTTACGCCTTCGCCGCAAAAGACGCCCCCGCGACGCGGGCCAGGATCGGCCTCGCCGACTACGGCCGGATGCTGCTCGACGCCGACAGCCGCTGGTTCATGTTCTTCTACTTCATCACCTTCGGCGGCTTTGTCGGGCTGGCTTCCGCCTTGCCGCTCTATTTCACCGTGCACTACCATGCGAGCGGCGTCGCCGCGGGACTCGCCGTCGCGCTGATCGTCGCGGTGGGATCCGGCTTTCGTCCCGTCGGCGGCTATATCGCCGATCGCATCGGCGGAATAAGGACGCTTTCCATCCTCTTCGGCGTCGTTGCGCTGAGCTATTTCGGCGTCGCGACGATGCCCGAGGGGCCGGCGCCGGCCGGCGAAGCAGGCTGGAGCCTCTTTCAACTGCCGCCGGTCGCGTGGGTCGCGGTGGGATTGTTCTCGATCGGCATGCTCAGCCTGGGCATGGGCAATGGAGCCGTGTTCCAGCTGCTGCCGCAGCGATTTCGCGGCGAGATCGGCGCGATGACCGGATTGGTCGGCGCTGCGGGCGGTCTCGGCGGCTTTTTTCTCGCCAAGACTCTGGCCTTCTCCAAGGGCGAGACAGGAGGATTCTTCGCAGGCTTCTCGTTTTTCGGCGTGCTTGCGATTCTCGGCCTGTTCGGCCTGCTGCTGGTCAAGTCGCGCTGGCGCACGACCTGGGGCGCCGTATCGGGGGCGCGGATCTAA